TTTTGCCGTCTCCCGTCCCACACCTCGGACAGACTGGCCGCAGCCGGAGCAGCAGCCCGGCGCCGGTCCCGGGGCGGAGCGGCGTGATGAGCATCGAGTCGGACGGGGCGTGGGCCAGGTGGAGACCGAGGTGCGTCACTGGCACGTGACGCTGACCGTGGGCGGTGCGCCCGTCGAGCCGCTGCTGGCCCGGGCGGCGCTCCAGCGACTCAGCGAGGAGCGGCCCTTCCTCGACTCGGTCACCACGACCGGGGACTCCGCCGAGATCCAGTTCTGGGACCAGGGCGAGTCCATGCTCGACGTGGCCTCGCTCGCCATGCGGCTGTGGAACGAGCACCGCGAGTCGGCCCGGCTGCCCGGCTGGGAGGTCGTCGGCCTCGAGATCGTCGAGAAGGGCGTCCGCGAGCGCCGCTCGGAGGCGGGCCGCCGGGCCTGACCCGGCTGCGTCGAGACCCCGGCGACCGGGCCAGACCGGCCCCGGGGACCCCGAGCCGCGCGGTTAGGCTGGGCGCATGCCCGCTGCCGCCTTCACCGAGCTGGCGGGACGCGCCCGCGAGGCCGCCACCGTCCTGGCCCTGGCGACCAGGGCCACCAAGGACGCCGCCCTCCACGCCATGGCCGACGCGCTGCTGCGGGCCGAGACCGAGGTGCTGGCGGCCAACGCCGGCGACGTCGAGGCGGCCCGCGGCACGGGCACCCCGGAGCACCTGCTCGACCGGCTGCGGCTCGACGCCGACCGGCTCGCGGCGATGGCCCAGGGCCTGCGCGACGTGGCCGGCCTGCCCGACCCCGTGGGCGAGGTGGTCCGCGGCTCGACGCTCGCCAACGGCCTGCGGCTGCGGCAGGTCCGCGTGCCGTTCGGCGTCGTCGGCATCATCTACGAGGCCCGGCCCAACGTCACCGCCGACGCGGCCGGCATCTGCCTCAAGAGCGGCAACGCGGTGCTGCTGCGCGGCTCCTCGAGCGCGCTGCGCTCCAACACCGCCGTGGTGGCGGCGCTGCGCGCGGGCGCGTCGTCGGCCGGCCTGCCCGCCGACGTCGTGCAGCTGCTGGCGGGGGAGGGCCACGAGTCGGTCAAGGAGCTGATGCGGGCCCGCGGCCTGGTCGACGTGCTCGTCCCGCGCGGCGGCGCCGGGCTGATCAGCTCGGTCGTCGAGGAGTCGACGGTGCCGGTCATCGAGACCGGGGTGGGCAACTGCCACGTCTACGTCGACGCCGCCGCCGACCTCGACATGGCGCTGCGGATCGTGCTCAACGCCAAGACCCACCGCACCTCGGTCTGCAACGCCGCCGAGTCGCTGCTCGTGCACGCCGACGTGGCCGACGCGTTCGTGCCGCGGGTGGTGGCCGCGCTGCAGGAGGCCGGCGTCCGCATCCACGGCGACGCGGCGTTCGCCGCCCACGACGGCGTCGAGCCCGCGACCGAGGAGGACTGGGGGACCGAGTACCTCGCGCTCGAGATCTCCGCGGCCGTCGTGCCCGACCTCGACGCCGCCCTGCGCCACGTGCGGCGCTGGTCCTCGGCCCACTCCGACGCGATCGTCACCGATTCCGCCGCGGCGGCGGAGCGCTTCGTGGCCGAGGTCGACTCGGCGGCCGTGCTGGTCAACGCCTCGACGCGCTTCACCGACGGGGGCGAGTTCGGCTTCGGCGCCGAGATCGGCATCTCCACGCAGAAGCTGCACGCACGCGGCCCGATGGGGCTGCCGGAGATGACCTCCACGAAGTACGTCGTGACGGGGGACGGCCACACGCGGTGAAGCTCCTCCTGCTCACCCTGGGCTTCGGGGTCCTCTCCTCCAGCATCCCGGTGTTCAACATGGAGGCCTACATCTCGGTCGTCTACGCCAGCAACGGCAAGACCCACGTGCTGGCGCTCGCGGCGGTGGCCTCGCTCGGCCAGAACATCGGCAAGCTGGTCTGGTACTACGCCTCCCGGGGCGCCTT
This genomic interval from Nocardioides scoriae contains the following:
- a CDS encoding glutamate-5-semialdehyde dehydrogenase, whose translation is MPAAAFTELAGRAREAATVLALATRATKDAALHAMADALLRAETEVLAANAGDVEAARGTGTPEHLLDRLRLDADRLAAMAQGLRDVAGLPDPVGEVVRGSTLANGLRLRQVRVPFGVVGIIYEARPNVTADAAGICLKSGNAVLLRGSSSALRSNTAVVAALRAGASSAGLPADVVQLLAGEGHESVKELMRARGLVDVLVPRGGAGLISSVVEESTVPVIETGVGNCHVYVDAAADLDMALRIVLNAKTHRTSVCNAAESLLVHADVADAFVPRVVAALQEAGVRIHGDAAFAAHDGVEPATEEDWGTEYLALEISAAVVPDLDAALRHVRRWSSAHSDAIVTDSAAAAERFVAEVDSAAVLVNASTRFTDGGEFGFGAEIGISTQKLHARGPMGLPEMTSTKYVVTGDGHTR